A genomic window from Purpureocillium takamizusanense chromosome 2, complete sequence includes:
- a CDS encoding uncharacterized protein (COG:S~EggNog:ENOG503NXFH), which produces MSAAKFQPPSYKLFEPDFTTEKPIIVGVDDRLESPDTLTLKYEEAARAACGRQLRRDSDTSVLNMATYSKAQLPSMHGFDASRYQDASYEQYPAQSFSAQQTEKFAQLNQQSFASNNAVAQYIPTGPTVLSCQPTTGMFGTKVFLKISSQYDIFAMSPMPYFSLYFGSEKCPVQDLVRDTQDSAGFVYSCSADAPQMVVTGCTGNNVPLSLVTEGPSGEEISRTVAGSFQYLEGSGDDITRTAKIPKHDTAAPGPQSDQPSTSPKTVDTHLSTDAATNSYDYPPQQAQYANDFSQGNGDMISTYRTTSFTDPQYHHRRSAPGWSGFGGTLGSTGRSHMLDHAGMGTGRPSLTPLPMPSTTSSGTPQLIRTSTIANGAGGNGPYHPISLYSSKAVLKINGKLDTMAENWTQEEWDNRRRIVMFRKSQTGSTLSASFRAVPVNERPPNSICISCIWWTEKGECYVTSVDTIHLLEQLVAAPNRFSVEEKNRIRRNLEGFHPLTVSKAKPESEEFFKIIMGFPNPKPRNIEKDVKVFPWKILEPALKKIIGKYSASPSSTLPPATMIPASAPYATLPTPPGQGMSSQQSLPSQHGDPQSQYSVHGSHHDSIPSPRSLSGSQASWTPYTTAPAYPAAAARTLSPNIRHASPQQHQPPPMRINTTPLPAVTTYDTRSVSTGGYSSTGLHTPISHHPSTATPPRWDTPSASYTDSYSSLAAHHTQPGHSVYSTAGYGDGAPRA; this is translated from the exons ATGTCTGCTGCCAAGTTCCAGCCTCCATCGTACAAGCTTTTCGAG CCAGACTTCACTACCGAAAAGCCGATAATCGTTGGTGTCGACGACAGACTGGAGTCGCCCGACACGCTTACTCTCAAATACGAAGAAGCTGCACGTGCAGCCTGTGGGAGGCAACTACGCAGGGACTCTGACACTTCAGTCTTGAATATGGCGACCTACAGTAAAGCGCAGTTGCCCTCGATGCACG GTTTCGATGCCAGCCGTTACCAGGATGCATCGTACGAACAGTACCCAGCGCAGTCCTTCTCAGCGCAGCAAACAGAAAAATTCGCTCAACTCAACCAGCAGTCCTTTGCTTCAAACAATGCCGTGGCGCAATACATCCCGACGGGTCCGACGGTCCTGTCTTGTCAGCCGACGACAGGCATGTTCGGCACCAAGGTATTTTTGAAAATTTCATCGCAATACGACATATTCGCCATGTCCCCGATGCCATATTTTTCTCTTTATTTCGGATCCGAAAAATGCCCGGTCCAAGATTTAGTAAGGGACACACAGGACAGCGCGGGCTTTGTATACTCGTGCAGCGCAGACGCGCCACAGATGGTGGTCACGGGCTGTACCGGCAATAACGTGCCTCTGTCACTGGTGACTGAGGGTCCATCGGGCGAAGAGATCTCGCGGACAGTCGCCGGGTCGTTTCAGTATCTCGAAGGGTCTGGGGACGACATCACGCGGACAGCCAAAATCCCCAAGCATGACACCGCGGCACCTGGACCCCAATCTGATCAGCCGAGTACATCACCCAAAACCGTCGATACGCACCTTTCCACGGACGCGGCTACAAATAGCTATGATTACCCGCCGCAGCAAGCCCAGTACGCGAACGACTTCTCGCAGGGGAACGGCGACATGATCTCCACGTACAGGACCACGAGCTTCACAGACCCCCAGTACCATCATCGACGGTCGGCGCCGGGATGGagcggcttcggcggcacGCTGGGCAGCACGGGGAGGTCACATATGTTGGATCATGCCGGAATGGGGACGGGACGACCGAGTTTGACGCCACTaccgatgccgtcgactACAAGTAGCGGCACCCCACAGCTGATCCGCACCAGCACTATCGCTAATGGGGCCGGTGGGAACGGGCCGTACCATCCCATTTCCCTCTATTCGAGCAAGGCCGTCCTCAAGATCAATGGCAAGCTCGACACGATGGCGGAGAACTGGACGCAAGAGGAGTGGGACAACAGAAGGCGCATCGTCATGTTTCGCAAGAGTCAGACTGGGTCGACCCTGTCCGCCAGCTTTCGGGCTGTCCCCGTCAACGAGAGGCCGCCAAACAGCATCTGCATCTCCTGCATCTGGTGGACTGAGAAGGGCGAGTGCTACGTCACTTCTGTCGACACCATTCATCTCTTGGAGCAGCTTGTGGCGGCTCCGAATCGATTCAGTGTCGAGGAGAAGAACCGCATCCGACGAAACCTGGAGGGATTTCATCCTCTCACAGTCTCGAAGGCGAAACCAGAGAGCGAGGAGTTCTTCAAGATCATCATGGGCTTCCCGAACCCGAAGCCGCGCAATATCGAGAAGGATGTCAAGGTATTTCCTTGGAAGATTCTCGAGCCCGCGCTCAAGAAGATCATTGGTAAGTACAGCGCAAGCCCGAGCAGCACCCTGCCTCCGGCCACGATGATCCCGGCCAGCGCACCATATGCGACATTACCGACtccgccaggccagggcatgTCATCGCAGCAGAGCCTCCCCTCTCAACACGGCGATCCGCAGAGCCAGTACTCTGTCCACGGCAGTCATCACGACTCGatcccgtcgccgcggtcTCTTTCCGGCTCGCAGGCATCGTGGACGCCATACACCACAGCACCGGCGTAtccggccgctgctgctcggaCGCTGAGCCCCAACATCCGACACGCaagcccgcagcagcaccaaccgCCACCTATGCGCATCAACACCACTCCACTCCCCGCGGTAACAACGTACGACACGCGCAGCGTGTCCACGGGAGGGTACAGCTCGACAGGCTTGCACACGCCCATCAGTCACCACCCCTCCACAGCCACCCCACCGCGATGGGACACGCCTTCCGCTAGCTACACAGACAGCTACTCCAGCTTAGCCGCACACCATACTCAACCTGGCCACTCGGTTTACAGCACGGCTGGgtacggcgacggcgcgccgcgcgcgtga